The Mucilaginibacter rubeus genomic interval GGATTTTTTTCGGATACGCTTTGCAGGTAGCTTTTAGCAATTTTATAGGTGTCGCCTTTTTCGCCATGCAATAACCACCAGGTATTGCCCGCGATTCCTAATTTATCGGCATAGCGCTTTAATACAGGCACAGTATCATATTTAGGATCGATGGTATGCGAAATGATCCTGAAGTTATTATCATCCTTAAATTCCTTATATACGTTAAGCATATTTCGGTGCATCACAGGACATATAGAAGGGCAGGTGGTGAAGAAGAAATCTGCAACGTAAATTTTGCCATCCAGGCTTTTCTCTGTAATAGTATCAGCGTACTGGTTTACAAATTTAAAGGGTGGGATAGTGGCGTACTCCGTATCGGTTACAGTTTTGCCATTAACAGTTTTAGTTACCGGTGTTTTATATCCCAATATGGGCAGGGTAGTTTTAGTATTTGATTTACAGGCATTAAAAAGCGTTAGTATGATAATGCCTATCCACAAGTTCCTCATTATTTTACCGGTATTTGGGTGATATATTTTGTTGAACTGGTAACTGCTACGGTTACCAGGGTGTCTATTTTATTGATCTGTTTTTTCTGGGCCTCAAGATACTCCATAAACTCCTGGTGCGATTTATCCTTTTTCTCCGGATCAAATTTATGCATCCAGTCATTCATGGCATTGTCCGCGTCGTCAACCAGTTTTATATACGCCTGGGCCGAATCTTTGTTGATGGTAGGAGCGCCGTGTTTTAAAAGGCTATCCAACAGCATTTTATTTTCGGTTAACTTAACATCGCTTGGCATTACCTTATCATGCACTGCAATTACCTGGTTTAAAAGATCTTTTTCCTGTTTTTGAGTGTCGGCACAGCCGAACAATAAAGCAGCTCCTGCTGCAATGAATAGATATTTTTTCATGGTTTTTGATAGCGTGATAAAACTTGGCAAATATGCTAAATGTTTAGCTGTTTAATACTCTTAAATAATAACTATAGTCTGTTATAGGTAAAGTTTTTACGCCTGCAAGCTTAAGCTGCTGCCCAATCTGCGCCCTGGTATGTGTGCCGTGATTAAGCACTTGGGTTACAATATCGCCCAGTTGGTTTTCAAAATAGTCGCCGGTAAAGTTATGATAGGGGATTAACTTATTTATATCCTCTTCATTTATTTCGTTTAAAAACGTTAGCCATGCTTCATAACGCTCAGATACCTGTATTTTACATTGCTCAATTGTAACATTTTCGGGCCACGAGTTTGGCATAGACGGAGGCACGAGCTTGCATCTTTCCAGCCAGGCCTGTTCGGCCGCCAGCAGATGCCCCATGAGCTTAAGTGCAATATCCGGCGAACCGGCTGTTTCCATGGCTTGTATTATGAGATTACTGGCAAAAAGATTGTAGCCAAACATTTTCAAAAAGTATGTTTTCATGGTGTTAGTAAAATTAGCGGCTAATGTATTAAAGCAATTTTGTATATTTATAACAATGCTGGTTAACAATTAAATAACATAGTTGTCATATTCAGCAAACATCTGCTTGTTACCTTTATTTTATAGCTAAAACATAAGGTTATGAAATTTATCATCAATATTTCAAAACTGCTGATCAACTTCCGTCAGTGGATGATGCTTAAAAGTATGCGTTCATCGTTCATACATTAAGTTATCACTTATAATTCTTCATTTATAAATATAATCGCACTTTTGGGCTTTTGTAGCTCAAATTAATGGAACTTACTGACCGGGAAATACATTTAAGCAAAGATCTTTTTGGTAACGACTTTGAATGGGGCGTTTCAACCGCTGCTTTTCAGATAGAGGGCGCTCATGATGCCGATGGAAAAGGATTGTCTGTATGGGATACTTTCACCACC includes:
- a CDS encoding DinB family protein, yielding MKTYFLKMFGYNLFASNLIIQAMETAGSPDIALKLMGHLLAAEQAWLERCKLVPPSMPNSWPENVTIEQCKIQVSERYEAWLTFLNEINEEDINKLIPYHNFTGDYFENQLGDIVTQVLNHGTHTRAQIGQQLKLAGVKTLPITDYSYYLRVLNS
- a CDS encoding succinate dehydrogenase assembly factor 2; the protein is MKKYLFIAAGAALLFGCADTQKQEKDLLNQVIAVHDKVMPSDVKLTENKMLLDSLLKHGAPTINKDSAQAYIKLVDDADNAMNDWMHKFDPEKKDKSHQEFMEYLEAQKKQINKIDTLVTVAVTSSTKYITQIPVK
- a CDS encoding SCO family protein, which encodes MRNLWIGIIILTLFNACKSNTKTTLPILGYKTPVTKTVNGKTVTDTEYATIPPFKFVNQYADTITEKSLDGKIYVADFFFTTCPSICPVMHRNMLNVYKEFKDDNNFRIISHTIDPKYDTVPVLKRYADKLGIAGNTWWLLHGEKGDTYKIAKSYLQSVSEKNPKGEYIHDGFFILIDKQKRLRGTYEGTDPAEVTKLIADIKTLRAEPDQIAAK